One stretch of Roseimicrobium sp. ORNL1 DNA includes these proteins:
- a CDS encoding ABC transporter permease, whose translation MRDKHSLLARFGLPLLVAAILLGVWHVSVVISGTTIFPTPWAVVMGIGELASHGLLVKYIVASLFRVTWGFVLAILVGVPLGLALGWFDRAFMAINPIIQILRPISPIAWIPVAILWFGTHDSAPVFLIFLASLFPIVVASTAAVRNMQLVYLRAAQNFGLSGIQLFRRVILPATLPQIITGLRIALGIAWLVVVAAEMIATQGGGLGYLIIDARNAGKRYDLVVAGMVMIGLIGLGLDLLMRRLEKFDEVRWGVGQR comes from the coding sequence ATGAGAGACAAGCACTCCCTGCTGGCGCGCTTTGGCCTGCCTCTGCTCGTTGCCGCGATTTTGCTCGGTGTGTGGCATGTGTCTGTGGTGATCTCCGGCACCACCATCTTCCCCACGCCGTGGGCGGTGGTCATGGGCATTGGCGAACTGGCGAGCCACGGGCTGCTGGTGAAATACATTGTCGCCTCGCTCTTCCGCGTCACGTGGGGCTTCGTGCTGGCCATCCTCGTCGGTGTGCCGCTGGGGCTGGCGCTCGGATGGTTTGACCGCGCGTTCATGGCCATCAATCCGATCATCCAGATACTGCGCCCCATCTCGCCGATTGCGTGGATCCCGGTGGCCATCCTGTGGTTTGGCACGCATGACTCCGCGCCGGTGTTTCTCATCTTCCTCGCCAGCCTCTTTCCCATCGTGGTGGCGTCCACGGCAGCAGTGCGAAACATGCAACTGGTCTACCTTCGTGCCGCGCAGAACTTCGGCCTCAGCGGCATCCAACTTTTCCGTCGCGTCATTCTTCCTGCCACGCTGCCGCAGATCATCACGGGCCTGCGCATCGCGCTGGGGATTGCGTGGCTGGTGGTGGTGGCCGCGGAGATGATTGCCACCCAGGGCGGTGGGCTCGGGTATTTGATCATCGACGCGCGCAACGCGGGCAAGCGTTACGACCTCGTGGTCGCGGGCATGGTGATGATTGGATTGATCGGCCTTGGACTCGACCTGCTCATGCGGCGCCTGGAGAAGTTCGACGAAGTACGCTGGGGGGTGGGCCAACGATGA
- a CDS encoding ABC transporter ATP-binding protein: protein MSAAMDKMDGAKSGSNVSTAPVIKVEDLWMTYAGRRSEESVHVLENVQFTVRPGEFVCIVGPSGCGKTTLLNVLGGFIKQTRGTAMVEGEPVQGPHPSRIFVFQENGVFPWLTVQDNIGFGLLNRPKAHREKQVRHYIEMVGLTGFEKAYPRELSGGMCQRVEIARALAAEAHVLYMDEPFGALDFLTRLKMRADLVRIWQQEGRTILFVTHDIEEAVQLADRVLVMSRRPATIKEEVIVDLPRPRNLDDARYLSVRDRIFSIMGMDAQGGVTAQSH, encoded by the coding sequence ATGAGTGCCGCGATGGACAAGATGGATGGCGCGAAGAGCGGTAGCAACGTGAGCACGGCTCCCGTGATCAAAGTTGAAGATCTGTGGATGACCTATGCCGGCCGACGCTCGGAGGAGTCCGTCCATGTGCTGGAGAACGTGCAGTTCACCGTCCGTCCCGGTGAGTTTGTCTGCATTGTGGGACCGAGCGGCTGTGGGAAGACCACGCTGCTGAATGTCCTCGGCGGCTTCATCAAACAAACCCGGGGCACGGCGATGGTCGAAGGCGAGCCGGTTCAGGGACCGCACCCTTCGCGCATCTTTGTGTTTCAAGAGAATGGCGTCTTTCCATGGCTCACCGTGCAGGACAACATCGGCTTCGGCCTGCTGAATCGCCCCAAGGCACATCGCGAAAAGCAGGTGCGCCACTACATCGAAATGGTCGGGCTCACCGGCTTTGAGAAAGCGTACCCACGCGAGCTCTCCGGCGGCATGTGCCAGCGCGTGGAGATCGCCCGTGCACTCGCCGCTGAGGCTCACGTGCTCTACATGGATGAGCCCTTCGGCGCGCTGGACTTCCTCACGCGATTGAAAATGCGCGCCGATCTCGTGCGCATCTGGCAGCAGGAGGGCAGGACCATTCTCTTCGTCACGCATGACATCGAGGAGGCCGTGCAGCTCGCGGACCGCGTGCTCGTCATGAGCCGCCGGCCGGCCACGATCAAAGAGGAGGTGATTGTGGATTTACCACGTCCACGAAACCTCGATGACGCGCGTTACCTGTCCGTCCGCGACCGCATCTTCTCCATCATGGGCATGGACGCCCAGGGCGGAGTCACGGCGCAGTCCCACTGA
- the guaB gene encoding IMP dehydrogenase, translating into MGAIPLSLSFDDVLLLPGKSAVLPGEVLLGTNLTPTLPLNIPVLSSAMDTVTESELAIALAREGGMGVIHRACPIDYQAEQVARVKRSENTVIHNPLRVKPETTLGEVSRLMREKGVSGFPVVDDKGSLVGMVTSRDMWYLEDENTPVREIMTPREKLAIGKPDTTWEEALKILWINRIEKLPLVDGAGHLAGLITKQDIEKRQMYTNAAKDDQGRLRVGAAVGVGEDCVDRALVMQAAGADAVFIDAATGHTARVIKVIEQLRAALGDRTPIVAGNVVTKDGARDLCDAGASAIKVGVGPGSICTTRVISGVGMPQFTAVQETAEICRARGVAVISDGGVRYSGDVVKAMAAGADCVMIGSLLAGTAESPGATVRLQGRTFKEYRGMGSLKAMRKGAGDRYGQNSSGKLVPEGVEARVPFKGPLADVVYQLMGGLRSGMGYVGANTLEELRQKANFVQITAGGLKESHPHDIVITEEPVNYEVG; encoded by the coding sequence ATGGGCGCGATTCCTTTGTCTTTGTCGTTCGACGACGTTCTTCTCCTCCCGGGGAAAAGTGCAGTACTGCCGGGTGAGGTTCTTTTGGGTACTAATCTGACCCCCACCCTGCCGCTGAATATCCCCGTGCTGTCGTCCGCCATGGACACGGTCACGGAAAGCGAGCTGGCCATTGCTCTGGCACGTGAGGGCGGCATGGGCGTCATCCACCGCGCCTGCCCCATCGACTATCAGGCAGAGCAGGTCGCGCGCGTGAAGCGCTCGGAGAATACGGTGATTCACAACCCCCTGCGCGTGAAGCCCGAGACCACGCTCGGCGAAGTGTCCCGGCTGATGCGCGAGAAGGGCGTGAGCGGTTTCCCGGTCGTGGATGACAAGGGTTCCCTCGTCGGCATGGTCACCAGCCGAGACATGTGGTACCTCGAAGACGAGAACACCCCGGTCCGCGAAATCATGACTCCCCGCGAGAAGCTCGCGATCGGCAAGCCGGACACCACCTGGGAAGAGGCGCTGAAGATTCTGTGGATCAACCGCATTGAAAAGCTCCCGCTCGTGGACGGCGCCGGCCATCTCGCCGGGCTGATCACCAAGCAGGACATCGAAAAGCGCCAGATGTACACCAACGCCGCCAAGGACGACCAGGGCCGCCTCCGCGTGGGTGCCGCCGTGGGCGTGGGCGAGGACTGCGTGGACCGCGCCCTCGTCATGCAAGCCGCCGGTGCGGACGCGGTGTTCATCGATGCGGCCACGGGTCACACGGCCCGCGTGATCAAGGTCATTGAGCAGCTCCGCGCAGCACTGGGCGATCGCACCCCGATTGTCGCAGGCAACGTGGTCACCAAGGACGGTGCTCGCGACCTCTGCGATGCCGGCGCGTCCGCCATCAAGGTGGGTGTAGGCCCCGGCTCCATTTGCACCACGCGCGTCATCTCGGGCGTGGGCATGCCGCAGTTCACCGCCGTGCAGGAAACCGCAGAGATCTGTCGCGCTCGTGGTGTCGCCGTCATTTCCGATGGTGGCGTACGCTACTCGGGCGATGTGGTGAAGGCCATGGCCGCAGGCGCGGATTGCGTAATGATCGGCTCCCTCCTCGCCGGTACCGCAGAAAGCCCCGGCGCCACCGTGCGTCTCCAGGGCCGCACCTTCAAAGAATACCGCGGCATGGGCTCCCTCAAGGCCATGCGCAAGGGCGCTGGCGACCGCTACGGTCAGAACTCCAGCGGCAAGCTGGTGCCGGAAGGCGTCGAAGCCCGTGTGCCCTTCAAGGGTCCGCTGGCCGATGTGGTCTACCAGCTCATGGGCGGTCTCCGCAGCGGCATGGGCTACGTGGGCGCGAACACCCTCGAAGAGCTCCGCCAAAAGGCGAACTTCGTCCAGATCACCGCCGGTGGCCTGAAGGAAAGCCACCCGCACGACATCGTGATCACCGAGGAACCGGTGAATTACGAGGTGGGTTGA
- a CDS encoding ABC transporter substrate-binding protein, producing the protein MSLRSTLLVFGLAWIAAITLLHGTLNLDWGKPEAKKEKFAVGFIPVTCHLTCPVTDFINQNVEGESFFKPMRFSGFPELKEMFISHPDKMPATFILAPLAMSLREQGVPIKMVYLGHRDGTAMMVHKDSNIFKIEDLKGKTIAVPSRFSNQRLLIFKALKDRGMSISDVKLVEMPPPDMPAALSVRAVDAVTSGEPFMAQTEMDGYGRILYLTKDVWPNFISCVLAVHEDAIKNRREEVQALVDGIAKSGKWLDSSMDNRMEAGDVVAKKYYNQNPELLKFVLSKPPDRVKYTNLNLVRKDLEEIEALGQEGGILKGTARFEDYADPSFVTDDTQVKAWDYKGVQR; encoded by the coding sequence ATGTCCCTGAGAAGCACCCTGCTCGTCTTTGGCCTTGCCTGGATCGCCGCGATCACGCTGCTCCACGGGACGCTGAATCTCGACTGGGGCAAGCCGGAGGCGAAGAAGGAGAAGTTTGCCGTGGGCTTCATCCCGGTGACGTGCCACCTCACGTGCCCCGTCACGGATTTCATCAATCAGAACGTGGAAGGCGAGAGCTTCTTCAAGCCGATGCGGTTCTCTGGGTTTCCGGAGTTGAAGGAAATGTTCATCTCCCATCCGGACAAGATGCCCGCCACCTTCATCCTCGCGCCTCTGGCCATGTCCCTGCGGGAACAAGGTGTGCCCATCAAGATGGTGTATCTGGGCCATCGCGATGGCACCGCGATGATGGTTCACAAGGACTCGAACATCTTCAAAATTGAAGACCTGAAAGGGAAGACCATCGCCGTGCCGAGCCGCTTCTCCAATCAGCGGCTCCTCATCTTCAAAGCACTGAAGGATCGCGGCATGTCCATCAGTGATGTGAAGCTGGTGGAAATGCCACCGCCCGATATGCCTGCCGCGCTGAGCGTGCGCGCAGTGGATGCGGTGACATCCGGCGAACCTTTCATGGCGCAGACAGAGATGGATGGCTATGGCCGCATCCTCTACCTGACCAAGGATGTGTGGCCGAACTTCATCTCCTGCGTGCTCGCCGTGCATGAGGATGCCATCAAGAATCGCCGCGAAGAAGTGCAGGCGCTGGTGGATGGCATCGCGAAGAGCGGCAAGTGGCTGGACAGCAGCATGGACAACCGCATGGAAGCCGGGGACGTGGTGGCGAAGAAGTACTACAACCAGAATCCCGAACTGCTGAAGTTCGTGCTGAGCAAGCCACCGGATCGGGTGAAGTATACCAACCTCAATCTCGTCCGCAAAGATCTGGAGGAGATCGAAGCGCTCGGTCAGGAAGGCGGCATCTTGAAGGGCACGGCTCGCTTCGAAGACTATGCGGATCCGTCGTTTGTTACGGATGACACACAGGTGAAAGCTTGGGACTACAAGGGGGTGCAACGATGA
- a CDS encoding phosphoenolpyruvate carboxylase, which produces MEDKTSPAPDYLDIGFEQIDRDLKFLMGAFGEVLTGLGMPELAEHLPWTGNEPSTTSLPPRLGLAYSLAFQLLNMVEESAAASVRAIREEHEGIAAERGLWGSQLRRLQKKGASAEEIVATFREVCVEPVLTAHPTEAKRLSVLDHHRSLFGLLNARHHREGGSIGAKRQRAEVKAAIERLWRTGEILLEKPTLTDERRNVLYYFREVFPSVLRVLDERLRFAWSEVGLDPALLKEPDSLPVVRFGTWVGGDRDGHPGVTAEVTEETLERLRTNAMVVHHRHLADLATKLTLTTWMQAPPARLEALRERLIATKVQVEPLMASSSEEPWSQVVKLMLARLPVNVSPGTLAHLRHGETYYARAEELAADLAELSAALVEAGAERLAVTDVEPLQRAVQVFGFHLACLDVRQNSAFHSKALSQLMNAAGLDGTDWEDWAEGERLRFLEKELKSPRPFLHANASAGPEADAVLACYRVLAKHLDVNGHEGLGALIVSMTRRLSDLLLVYVLAREAGLMKRTPEGLVCLLPVVPLFETADDLEGGPEMLRKFVEEPLTRRSLEYHAKRAGKPGRLVQQVMIGYSDSNKDAGILASQWALHLAQSQLSAAGQDAGVKVRFFHGRGGTVSRGAGPTHRFLDALPHGSLCGDIRTTEQGETIAQKFGNQDTAAFNLELLLAGVSATACLHGRGPAPEHPLAPLAGKLASASRIAYRALLENEGFMTFYRQATPIDALEHSRIGSRPSRRTGKASLDDLRAIPWVFSWNQCRFYVPGWYGTGTALASLTDEEFAKLSSELRSWPFLHYVITNVESSLASTDHSLMAAYADLVEDTEVRDKIFGQIEQEWNLTRVMLDRLRGGPMHEMRPRMWRTLELRAAALRTLHQQQIDLLREWRGLLKNGDEDAANDLLPEVLLSVNAIASGLRTTG; this is translated from the coding sequence ATGGAAGACAAGACATCGCCAGCCCCCGACTATCTCGACATCGGTTTCGAGCAGATTGACCGTGACCTGAAGTTTTTGATGGGGGCCTTTGGAGAGGTGCTGACCGGGCTGGGGATGCCCGAGCTTGCAGAACACCTTCCCTGGACGGGCAACGAACCCTCCACCACCTCGCTGCCGCCGCGGCTGGGGCTGGCCTATTCCCTGGCCTTCCAGTTGCTGAACATGGTGGAGGAGAGCGCCGCTGCTAGCGTGCGAGCCATCCGTGAAGAGCACGAGGGCATCGCCGCTGAGCGGGGTCTGTGGGGCAGCCAGCTCCGTCGCCTTCAGAAGAAGGGGGCTTCGGCGGAGGAGATTGTGGCGACTTTCCGTGAAGTCTGCGTGGAACCCGTGCTGACGGCCCACCCCACCGAGGCGAAGCGGCTCTCCGTGCTGGACCATCACCGCAGCCTCTTCGGCCTGTTGAATGCCCGACACCACCGTGAAGGCGGCAGCATCGGGGCGAAGCGTCAGCGCGCCGAGGTGAAGGCTGCCATCGAGCGCCTGTGGCGCACCGGAGAGATCCTCCTCGAAAAGCCCACCCTCACCGACGAACGGCGCAATGTGCTCTACTACTTCCGCGAGGTTTTCCCCTCGGTACTGCGCGTCCTGGATGAGCGTCTCCGGTTTGCCTGGAGTGAGGTGGGGCTGGACCCTGCCCTGTTGAAGGAGCCGGATTCCCTGCCTGTGGTGCGTTTTGGCACGTGGGTGGGTGGCGACCGGGATGGCCACCCGGGGGTGACCGCTGAAGTGACCGAGGAAACCCTCGAGCGCCTCCGCACCAATGCCATGGTGGTGCATCATCGCCACCTGGCTGACCTCGCCACCAAGCTCACGCTGACGACCTGGATGCAGGCCCCGCCAGCCCGCCTGGAGGCCCTGCGGGAGCGATTGATTGCCACCAAAGTGCAGGTGGAGCCCCTGATGGCCTCCAGCTCTGAGGAGCCCTGGTCTCAAGTGGTGAAACTCATGCTCGCACGGTTGCCGGTGAATGTATCTCCCGGCACGCTTGCGCACTTGCGGCACGGGGAGACCTACTATGCGAGGGCGGAAGAACTCGCCGCGGACCTTGCCGAACTGAGCGCCGCACTGGTGGAAGCCGGAGCGGAGCGCCTGGCGGTCACGGATGTGGAGCCACTCCAGCGCGCGGTACAGGTCTTTGGGTTCCATCTTGCCTGCCTGGATGTGCGGCAGAATTCCGCCTTCCACTCGAAGGCCCTGTCCCAGCTCATGAATGCTGCCGGGCTGGACGGCACGGACTGGGAAGACTGGGCCGAAGGCGAGCGACTGCGTTTCCTTGAGAAGGAGTTGAAGTCGCCTCGTCCCTTCCTGCATGCCAATGCCTCCGCTGGTCCTGAGGCGGACGCGGTGCTGGCTTGCTATCGGGTGCTGGCAAAGCATCTGGATGTAAATGGTCACGAAGGACTCGGCGCTCTCATCGTGAGCATGACGCGTCGTCTCTCCGACCTGCTGCTGGTCTATGTGCTGGCTCGCGAGGCGGGTCTCATGAAGCGCACTCCGGAAGGATTGGTGTGCCTGCTGCCGGTGGTGCCGCTCTTTGAAACGGCGGATGACCTCGAGGGCGGCCCCGAGATGCTGCGGAAGTTTGTAGAGGAGCCGCTCACGCGCCGCAGCCTGGAGTACCATGCGAAGCGGGCAGGGAAGCCCGGGCGCTTGGTGCAACAGGTCATGATAGGATATAGTGACAGCAATAAGGATGCGGGCATCCTGGCGAGCCAGTGGGCGCTGCACCTGGCGCAATCCCAACTCAGCGCCGCCGGGCAGGACGCCGGGGTGAAGGTGCGCTTCTTCCACGGTCGTGGTGGCACCGTGAGCCGTGGCGCGGGTCCTACCCACCGCTTCCTGGATGCGCTCCCGCATGGTTCCCTGTGTGGTGATATCCGCACCACGGAGCAGGGCGAGACCATCGCGCAAAAATTTGGCAATCAAGACACGGCCGCTTTCAATCTCGAATTGCTGCTTGCCGGCGTCTCCGCCACCGCGTGCCTGCATGGGCGCGGTCCCGCTCCGGAGCATCCTCTGGCGCCGCTGGCAGGCAAGCTGGCCTCCGCTTCGCGCATCGCCTACCGCGCTCTGCTGGAGAATGAGGGCTTCATGACCTTCTACCGCCAGGCCACGCCCATCGATGCGCTGGAGCACAGCCGCATCGGTTCGCGCCCTTCACGCCGGACGGGCAAGGCGAGTCTGGATGACCTCCGCGCCATCCCTTGGGTGTTCTCCTGGAATCAGTGTCGCTTCTACGTGCCTGGCTGGTACGGCACTGGCACGGCTCTCGCTTCGCTCACGGATGAGGAGTTTGCCAAACTCTCCAGCGAACTGCGCAGCTGGCCCTTCCTGCACTACGTGATCACGAATGTGGAGTCCTCCCTCGCGAGCACCGATCACAGCCTCATGGCCGCGTACGCGGATCTCGTGGAGGACACCGAAGTACGGGACAAAATCTTTGGCCAGATCGAGCAGGAGTGGAATCTCACGCGCGTGATGCTCGATCGCCTTCGTGGAGGTCCCATGCATGAGATGCGTCCCCGCATGTGGAGAACGCTGGAACTCCGTGCGGCTGCCTTGCGCACGCTGCACCAGCAGCAGATCGATCTGCTGCGTGAATGGCGCGGCCTGCTCAAGAACGGTGATGAAGACGCGGCGAATGACTTGCTGCCCGAGGTACTGCTGAGCGTGAATGCGATCGCGAGTGGCTTGCGCACGACGGGTTAG
- a CDS encoding NAD(P)/FAD-dependent oxidoreductase, which yields MKKNPNDYDAIIIGGGPAGSCAAAILGEYGHKVIILEREKFPRYHIGESLIPFTFQPLERIGMIPKMKKSHFVKKYSVTFVQPDGKRSQPFYFFNRYDRETIAQTWQVLRSEFDQMLLDNAREKGAEVREETTVKKLLMDGDTVVGVEATDKSGKTYELRAPITLDCTGKEAFTSNKRGWRMNDPYLNKIAVWTYYKGSRRGEGIDEGDTTVAYVPDKGWFWHIPQHDQMTSVGIVAEGKYLTRDGVKDPKEIFNREIEENQWIKTFLSEGESTGQYFVTSEYSRHSKYCAAPGLVLVGDAFAFLDPVFSSGVMLALKSGHLVAEEIHKGLLDGDLSPARFEEYGKAVRFGVENMRKLVYAFYDPKFSFREVIKKYPEAAGEITDCLSGDVNKDFTGLWDKIREFVPLPDDLPYGEPLEAEEPAAA from the coding sequence ATGAAGAAGAACCCAAACGACTATGATGCGATTATCATCGGCGGCGGCCCCGCCGGTTCCTGCGCTGCCGCGATTCTCGGCGAGTACGGCCACAAGGTGATCATCCTCGAACGTGAGAAGTTTCCGCGCTATCACATTGGTGAATCGCTAATCCCCTTCACCTTCCAACCGCTGGAGCGCATCGGCATGATTCCGAAGATGAAGAAGTCGCACTTCGTGAAGAAGTACAGCGTTACCTTCGTGCAGCCGGATGGGAAGCGCTCGCAGCCCTTCTACTTCTTCAATCGCTATGACCGGGAGACCATCGCCCAGACATGGCAGGTGCTGCGCTCGGAGTTTGACCAGATGCTCCTGGACAACGCCCGTGAGAAGGGCGCCGAAGTACGCGAGGAAACCACCGTGAAGAAGCTCCTCATGGACGGCGACACGGTCGTGGGCGTGGAAGCCACGGACAAGAGCGGCAAGACCTACGAGCTACGCGCGCCCATCACACTCGACTGCACCGGCAAGGAGGCCTTCACCTCCAACAAGCGTGGCTGGCGCATGAACGACCCTTACCTCAACAAGATCGCCGTGTGGACCTACTACAAGGGCTCGCGTCGCGGCGAAGGCATCGATGAAGGCGATACCACGGTGGCCTATGTGCCGGACAAGGGCTGGTTCTGGCACATCCCGCAGCACGACCAGATGACCAGCGTGGGCATCGTGGCCGAGGGCAAGTACCTCACCCGCGACGGCGTGAAGGATCCCAAGGAGATCTTCAATCGCGAGATCGAAGAGAACCAGTGGATCAAGACCTTCCTCTCGGAAGGCGAGTCCACCGGCCAGTACTTCGTGACCAGCGAGTACTCCCGCCACTCGAAGTATTGCGCCGCTCCCGGTTTGGTCCTCGTGGGTGATGCCTTTGCGTTCCTCGATCCCGTCTTCAGCAGCGGCGTGATGCTCGCCCTCAAGAGCGGCCACCTCGTCGCGGAAGAGATTCACAAAGGCCTGCTGGACGGCGACCTCTCACCGGCGCGGTTCGAAGAGTACGGCAAGGCCGTCCGATTCGGTGTGGAGAACATGCGAAAGCTGGTTTACGCCTTCTACGATCCGAAGTTCTCCTTCCGCGAAGTCATCAAGAAGTATCCCGAAGCTGCGGGCGAAATCACCGACTGCCTCTCCGGCGATGTGAACAAGGACTTCACCGGCCTGTGGGACAAGATTCGCGAGTTCGTGCCGCTGCCGGATGACCTGCCCTACGGCGAACCGCTGGAAGCGGAAGAGCCGGCCGCTGCCTAA
- a CDS encoding LysR substrate-binding domain-containing protein, translated as MELRLLRYFQAVAEELSFSKAAQKLRIAQPALSRAVRELEQELGADLLTRNKRSVKLTPAGSVLLNETGIILGLCDEAVRKVHRTVKGQEGELRLGYIGPPTQPFLTELLKEYRQRHPRVTVVLEERTPERVWEMVSKDRLDIGLTRPVAAGERIGLQTLRLRREAMCAVVPRAHELAKVAKVTWKMLQALPLITLARREGVGLYDAVMLGCHKAGFAPRLSHTPSIVSTVLTYVEAGAGVGVVPESISAFNNSSDLIFKPLHPVQPVELVMVWNADQNNPAAHAFRTLMTDWLARKNGKQPLVPAGR; from the coding sequence ATGGAACTCCGCCTCCTCCGCTATTTCCAAGCCGTGGCAGAGGAACTCAGCTTCTCCAAAGCCGCCCAGAAACTGCGCATCGCCCAGCCCGCCCTCAGCCGCGCCGTGCGGGAACTGGAGCAGGAACTCGGCGCCGACCTCCTCACGCGCAATAAACGCAGCGTGAAGCTCACCCCCGCCGGCTCCGTGTTGTTGAACGAAACCGGCATCATCCTCGGCCTGTGCGATGAAGCCGTGCGGAAGGTCCACCGCACCGTGAAGGGGCAGGAGGGGGAACTGCGCCTGGGCTACATTGGCCCACCCACTCAGCCCTTCCTCACGGAACTGCTCAAGGAATACCGCCAGCGCCATCCACGCGTTACCGTGGTCTTGGAAGAGCGCACCCCCGAGCGCGTGTGGGAGATGGTGTCCAAAGACCGGCTGGACATCGGCCTGACCCGCCCGGTGGCCGCCGGGGAGCGCATTGGGTTGCAGACCCTCCGCCTGCGCCGCGAGGCCATGTGTGCCGTGGTGCCGCGCGCGCATGAGCTGGCCAAAGTGGCCAAGGTGACGTGGAAGATGTTGCAGGCCCTGCCGCTCATCACCCTGGCCCGGCGCGAGGGCGTGGGCCTCTACGATGCGGTCATGCTCGGCTGTCACAAGGCTGGCTTCGCTCCGAGACTCTCCCACACCCCGAGTATTGTCAGCACGGTGCTCACCTATGTGGAGGCAGGTGCCGGTGTGGGTGTGGTGCCGGAGAGCATCAGCGCCTTCAACAACAGCAGTGATCTCATTTTCAAGCCACTCCACCCTGTGCAGCCGGTGGAACTCGTCATGGTATGGAATGCGGACCAGAACAATCCTGCCGCTCATGCATTCCGCACGCTGATGACTGACTGGCTGGCGCGCAAGAATGGCAAACAACCTCTGGTGCCTGCCGGGCGTTGA
- a CDS encoding tetratricopeptide repeat protein → MKQRCLWFAALLVLVALPVHAQFGADTQDGEKFDASALQQLAERGNADAQFELGVRYLGGEGFTKDEKKAAEWLQKAADQHNLAAMNALGTLHEEGVGLPKDEKKAFEWYEKAAKYGFPLAQQNLAECYESGKGVEKNPAEAMKWLERAAHQEFAPSQALYAWKLERGSGVEKNTPEAAKWYLKAAQNGLIRAMTHLAYMYYTGTGVPLDYRRAEAWYRRAARSEDPWARNDLAWFLSVCPDETFHDGPGAVEYARSAVDKMQKQDYQVVDTLAAALARDGKFGEAVQLQTKALVMFGEDKNKEYTDEDRSKLEKELGERLTKYKEQRAWTEKHPKPEPNAKPLVEDRILQEEIVPRRKPKTSPKRDEEDGSGRKPVV, encoded by the coding sequence ATGAAACAACGCTGCCTTTGGTTTGCCGCCTTGCTGGTGCTGGTTGCCCTGCCAGTGCATGCCCAGTTTGGAGCGGATACGCAAGATGGAGAGAAGTTCGATGCTTCCGCGCTTCAGCAGCTCGCGGAACGAGGCAATGCGGACGCTCAATTCGAGCTCGGAGTCCGGTACCTGGGTGGGGAGGGATTCACCAAGGATGAGAAGAAGGCTGCCGAGTGGCTGCAGAAGGCCGCCGACCAGCACAATCTGGCCGCAATGAATGCCCTTGGCACTTTGCACGAAGAGGGTGTGGGTCTTCCCAAAGACGAGAAGAAGGCATTCGAGTGGTATGAAAAGGCCGCCAAGTACGGCTTTCCACTCGCCCAGCAGAATCTTGCTGAGTGCTACGAGTCAGGCAAAGGGGTCGAAAAGAATCCCGCCGAGGCCATGAAGTGGCTGGAGCGTGCCGCCCACCAGGAGTTCGCTCCCTCCCAGGCGCTCTACGCTTGGAAACTTGAAAGGGGTAGTGGCGTCGAAAAGAACACCCCGGAGGCAGCCAAGTGGTACCTGAAAGCCGCGCAGAATGGACTCATCCGCGCCATGACGCACCTGGCGTACATGTACTACACCGGTACCGGAGTGCCGCTGGACTACCGTCGCGCTGAGGCTTGGTACCGCCGCGCTGCCCGCTCCGAAGATCCCTGGGCCCGCAATGACCTCGCGTGGTTCCTCTCCGTATGCCCGGATGAGACCTTCCACGATGGCCCTGGCGCCGTGGAGTATGCCCGCAGCGCCGTCGATAAGATGCAGAAGCAGGACTACCAGGTGGTGGATACCCTCGCCGCCGCCCTGGCCCGCGACGGAAAATTTGGTGAAGCCGTCCAGCTCCAGACCAAGGCGTTGGTGATGTTTGGTGAGGACAAGAACAAGGAGTACACCGACGAAGACCGCTCCAAGCTGGAGAAGGAACTCGGCGAGCGCCTCACCAAGTACAAGGAGCAGCGCGCCTGGACGGAAAAGCACCCGAAACCCGAGCCGAACGCCAAGCCCCTCGTGGAGGATCGCATCCTGCAGGAGGAAATCGTCCCCCGCCGCAAGCCGAAGACTTCGCCGAAGCGTGACGAGGAAGATGGTAGCGGACGGAAGCCGGTGGTGTAG